A window of the Cicer arietinum cultivar CDC Frontier isolate Library 1 chromosome 6, Cicar.CDCFrontier_v2.0, whole genome shotgun sequence genome harbors these coding sequences:
- the LOC101515041 gene encoding aquaporin NIP6-1-like: MDNEEIPSIPGTPGNATPGTPGAPLFGGLKPEKNGNRSVGRNKSLLKNMNCFAVEEWNLEDGSLPRVSCALPLPPAPIPLAKKVGAEFIGTFILMFAGIGTAIENQKVENSETLIGCAGASGLAVMIIILSTGHISGAHLNPAVTISFAALKHFPWKNVGELAGIAVGATVMLNILIAGPATGGSMNPVRTLGPTIATNNFRGIWLYLIAPILGALTGAGAYTVVKLPNEEFNPELKASSAPGSFRR, encoded by the exons ATGGACAATGAAGAAATTCCATCAATACCCGGAACACCTGGAAATGCAACACCTGGTACACCTGGTGCCCCTCTTTTTGGTGGCTTAAAGCCTGAGAAAAATGGAAATCGTTCTGTTGGTAGAAATAAATCACTTCTGAAGAATATGAATTGTTTTGCTGTTGAAGAATGGAATTTGGAAGATGGTTCTTTACCTAGAGTCTCTTGTGCTTTGCCATTGCCACCTGCTCCTATCCCTCTTGCTAAAAAG GTTGGAGCAGAGTTTATTGGCACATTCATTCTAATGTTTGCTGGAATTGGAACTGCAATAGAGAACCAAAAGGTTGAAAATTCAGAGACACTAATAGGATGTGCTGGAGCTAGTGGACTTGCTGTTATGATCATAATTCTATCAACTGGTCATATCTCTGGTGCTCATCTCAATCCTGCTGTTACCATCTCATTTGCTGCATTGAAGCATTTTCCTTGGAAGAAT GTGGGAGAACTTGCGGGAATTGCGGTGGGAGCCACCGTCATGCTCAACATACTCATAGCAGG GCCTGCAACTGGAGGTTCAATGAATCCAGTAAGAACACTGGGCCCAACAATTGCTACAAACAACTTCAGAGGCATATGGTTATATCTCATAGCTCCTATTCTTGGAGCTCTAACTGGGGCAGGTGCATACACTGTTGTCAAATTGCCTAATGAAGAATTTAACCCAGAGTTAAAAGCCTCTTCTGCCCCTGGCAGTTTCAGAAGATGA
- the LOC101511219 gene encoding Golgi SNAP receptor complex member 1-1-like isoform X1, with amino-acid sequence MGFTSKTELFSPNLLQARKLEAQLDEQMNAYRKLVSTNISTKADAAESDLESWIERLIKQLHQVNSQMQAWVSSGGSDMVSHTLTRHQEILQDITQEFYRLRSSLRAKKEHASLLDDFKEFDRTRLDLEEGAESEQHILLKEHASISRNTGHMDNVISQAQATLGALVFQRSTFGGINSKLSNVSSRLPTVNNILSAIKRKKSMDTLILSLVASVCIFLILIYWLTK; translated from the exons ATGGGATTCACTTCGAAAACAG AATTGTTTTCCCCCAATCTTTTGCAGGCGAGAAAACTCGAAGCTCAATTGGATGAGCAAATGAATGCTTATCGTAAATTAGTTTCTACTAATATTTCCACAAAAGCTGATGCTGCAGAGAGTGATCTAGAGTCTTGGATTGAGCGGTTAATAAAACAACTCCATCAAGTAAACTCACAGATGCAAGCTTGGGTATCATCTGGTGGTTCAGATATGGTTTCTCATACTTTGACTAGACACCAAGAAATTCTTCAAGATATCACGCAG GAGTTTTATCGTCTTCGCTCAAGTCTTCGAGCTAAGAAAGAACATGCTTCACTTTTAGATGATTTTAAAGAATTTGACCGGACGAGATTAGACTTGGAAGAGGGTGCCGAATCTGAACAGCATATACTTCTAAAAGAGCATGCTTCTATCAGCCGAAATACCGGACAT ATGGACAATGTAATTTCACAAGCACAAGCAACACTAGGGGCACTTGTCTTCCAGCGTTCAACATTCGGTGGTATCAATTCAAAGCTCAGCAATGTCAGCAGTCGCCTCCCTACG GTAAATAACATACTCTCGGCTATAAAGCGAAAAAAGTCGATGGATACCCTTATACTTTCCCTTGTCGCATCAGTATGCATATTTCTCATTTTGATCTACTGGTTAACCAAATGA
- the LOC101511219 gene encoding Golgi SNAP receptor complex member 1-1-like isoform X2, with amino-acid sequence MEVHTSWDSLRKQARKLEAQLDEQMNAYRKLVSTNISTKADAAESDLESWIERLIKQLHQVNSQMQAWVSSGGSDMVSHTLTRHQEILQDITQEFYRLRSSLRAKKEHASLLDDFKEFDRTRLDLEEGAESEQHILLKEHASISRNTGHMDNVISQAQATLGALVFQRSTFGGINSKLSNVSSRLPTVNNILSAIKRKKSMDTLILSLVASVCIFLILIYWLTK; translated from the exons ATGGAGGTACATACTTCATGGGATTCACTTCGAAAACAG GCGAGAAAACTCGAAGCTCAATTGGATGAGCAAATGAATGCTTATCGTAAATTAGTTTCTACTAATATTTCCACAAAAGCTGATGCTGCAGAGAGTGATCTAGAGTCTTGGATTGAGCGGTTAATAAAACAACTCCATCAAGTAAACTCACAGATGCAAGCTTGGGTATCATCTGGTGGTTCAGATATGGTTTCTCATACTTTGACTAGACACCAAGAAATTCTTCAAGATATCACGCAG GAGTTTTATCGTCTTCGCTCAAGTCTTCGAGCTAAGAAAGAACATGCTTCACTTTTAGATGATTTTAAAGAATTTGACCGGACGAGATTAGACTTGGAAGAGGGTGCCGAATCTGAACAGCATATACTTCTAAAAGAGCATGCTTCTATCAGCCGAAATACCGGACAT ATGGACAATGTAATTTCACAAGCACAAGCAACACTAGGGGCACTTGTCTTCCAGCGTTCAACATTCGGTGGTATCAATTCAAAGCTCAGCAATGTCAGCAGTCGCCTCCCTACG GTAAATAACATACTCTCGGCTATAAAGCGAAAAAAGTCGATGGATACCCTTATACTTTCCCTTGTCGCATCAGTATGCATATTTCTCATTTTGATCTACTGGTTAACCAAATGA
- the LOC140920670 gene encoding secreted RxLR effector protein 161-like, with protein MVGCNPIVTPIVANAKLGKEAKEELADTTVFKQVVGSLRYLCNTRPDLYYSVGVIKLKQGDEDLVGYSYPDWCGDKSDKRSTSYYVFKFMKSSIAWSLKKQPVKALSSCEVRYIVGSYAVFQAFMGRSIYGRIQD; from the exons ATGGTTGGTTGCAATCCTATTGTCACTCCAATTGTAGCCAATGCAAAGCTAGGGAAAGAAGCTAAAGAGGAGTTGGCTGATACCACCGTGTTCAAACAGGTTGTTGGATCCTTAAGGTACTTGTGCAACACAAGACCTGATCTATACTATAGTGTTGGTGTCATTA AATTGAAGCAAGGAGATGAAGATCTGGTTGGTTATTCATATCCTGATTGGTGTGGAGATAAGAGTGATAAAAGAAGCACATCATACTATGTATTCAAATTCATGAAATCTTCGATTGCATGGAGTTTAAAGAAGCAACCAGTCAAAGCCTTATCATCATGTGAAGTACGATACATTGTTGGAAGCTATGCAGTTTTCCAAGCTTTTATGGGTCGAAGCATTTATGGAAGAATTCAGGATTGA